Proteins encoded together in one Cicer arietinum cultivar CDC Frontier isolate Library 1 chromosome 4, Cicar.CDCFrontier_v2.0, whole genome shotgun sequence window:
- the LOC101499477 gene encoding protein indeterminate-domain 4, chloroplastic-like, with protein sequence MAAASSSTSFLGIREENQSQITNLHHLHHHQSITTSATSSAPPTTIPPKKRRNQPGTPNPDAEVIALSPKTLMATNRFICEVCNKGFQREQNLQLHRRGHNLPWKLKQKSNKEPKRKVYLCPEPTCVHHDPSRALGDLTGIKKHYSRKHGEKKWKCEKCSKKYAVQSDWKAHSKTCGTREYRCDCGTLFSRRDSFITHRAFCDALAQESSRHPNPFGTHLYGTNTNHMSLGLSQVGSQISQLQNQNQTSNTNNNILRLGSTQPKFEPLISHSSLIGHSIPSSPFFMTDIPNQSSFEEQQFSNKQLHGLMQLPDLQGNTNNSSNIFNLMNIHEHHQFNNNINTSNQGTTLYNINNNPLISDHQLFVNSMQQQESPHMSATALLQKAAQIGSTSTNNKGTSLLRGMCTTSSTNNINDDNHNINATFGRSSSMEENEHHNNELHGLINSFANGNTSIFGNVQGNDKLTLDFLGVGGMVRNMSGGFSSQSEQHGINTTSVVSLNADVKLPHSNQRFGSSNMMQ encoded by the exons ATGGCGGCTGCTTCCTCATCTACATCATTTTTGGGAATAAGAGAAGAAAATCAAAGTCAGATAACaaatcttcatcatcttcaccaTCATCAATCCATCACTACTTCTGCTACTTCATCAGCTCCTCCAACAACAATTCCTccaaagaaaagaagaaatcaaCCTGGAACACCAA ATCCAGATGCAGAGGTAATAGCACTATCTCCGAAGACACTAATGGCAACAAATAGATTTATATGTGAGGTTTGCAATAAAGGGTTTCAAAGGGAGCAAAATCTTCAACTTCATAGAAGAGGACACAATCTTCCTTGGAAGCTAAAACAAAAGTCTAACAAAGAGCCAAAGAGAAAGGTTTATTTGTGTCCTGAGCCCACTTGCGTCCATCATGATCCTTCAAGGGCTTTAGGAGACCTAACTGGCATCAAAAAGCACTACTCTCGTAAGCACGGTGAGAAGAAGTGGAAATGTGAAAAGTGCTCAAAGAAATATGCTGTTCAATCTGATTGGAAAGCTCATTCTAAGACTTGTGGTACTAGAGAATATAGATGTGATTGTGGCACCCTCTTCTCAAG GCGTGACAGTTTCATCACTCATAGAGCATTTTGTGATGCATTAGCACAAGAGAGTTCAAGACACCCTAACCCTTTTGGTACTCACTTATATGGCACAAACACAAACCACATGAGTTTAGGTCTATCCCAAGTTGGTTCTCAAATCTCCCAATTGCAAAATCAAAACCAAACATCCAACACTAACAACAACATTTTGCGACTTGGATCAACACAACCAAAGTTTGAACCCTTAATCTCTCACTCTTCATTAATTGGACACTCAATTCCATCTTCACCATTCTTCATGACTGATATTCCAAATCAATCATCCTTTGAAGAACAACAATTCTCAAACAAACAACTACATGGTCTAATGCAACTTCCTGATCTTCAAGGCAACACAAATAATTCTTCCAATATTTTCAACCTCATGAATATCCATGAACATCATCAATtcaacaacaacattaatactAGTAACCAAGGAACAACACTTTACAATATTAACAACAACCCTCTTATAAGTGATCATCAACTCTTTGTGAATTCAATGCAACAACAAGAATCTCCTCACATGTCAGCCACTGCATTGCTTCAAAAAGCTGCTCAAATTGGTTCTACTTCAACCAACAACAAAGGTACTTCTTTACTAAGAGGAATGTGTACTACTTCTtcaactaataatattaatgatgATAATCATAACATTAATGCAACTTTTGGAAGAAGTTCAAGTATGGAGGAAAATGAGCATCACAACAATGAACTTCATGGATTGATAAACTCTTTTGCAAATGGGAACACATCCATATTTGGAAATGTGCAAGGGAATGATAAGTTAACTTTAGATTTTCTTGGTGTTGGAGGAATGGTGAGAAACATGAGTGGTGGATTTTCATCACAAAGTGAACAACATGGCATCAATACTACGAGTGTGGTATCTTTGAATGCTGACGTAAAATTACCACATTCGAATCAACGTTTTGGAAGTTCAAATATGATGCAATGA